A stretch of Mesorhizobium sp. M2A.F.Ca.ET.046.03.2.1 DNA encodes these proteins:
- a CDS encoding YbfB/YjiJ family MFS transporter, which produces MNASPSPVRLAFAGMVALAVAQGIGRFVYTPILPGMMEGLHLTPADAGWIAAANYLGYLIGALAAAGGWAHGQERLLMFAGLAASAVLAGLMGLNETMAAFLLLRFLAGLASAFVMVFMASIVFSHLAEAGRGDLQALHFGGVGLGIAVSSALLAILVSEHADWAAGWLWSGALSAVGLLIVMLLAGSATPANGVDGREPALPKDRSLAKMIVAYGLFGFGYVVTATFLVAIVRQGGGGRVFEATVWMVAGLAGFPSTWFWHKLAARIGIYAAYAAICLIEVVGVTASVVVKGAAGPLIAGVLLGGTFIAITALGIQMGRQLAPRAPRRVFAVMTAAFGLGQIVGPVAAGLLAQASGNYTLASIMAAVALLLSGVIAWSAAPKSP; this is translated from the coding sequence ATGAACGCCTCGCCATCTCCCGTGCGTCTTGCCTTTGCCGGCATGGTCGCGCTTGCCGTCGCCCAGGGCATCGGTCGCTTCGTCTACACGCCGATCCTGCCGGGCATGATGGAGGGACTGCACCTGACCCCGGCCGATGCCGGCTGGATCGCGGCCGCCAACTATCTCGGCTATCTCATCGGCGCTTTGGCCGCGGCCGGCGGCTGGGCGCATGGCCAGGAGCGCCTGCTGATGTTCGCCGGCCTGGCCGCCAGTGCCGTGCTCGCAGGGCTCATGGGTCTCAACGAGACGATGGCCGCTTTCCTGCTTCTCCGCTTCCTCGCCGGCCTCGCCAGCGCCTTCGTCATGGTGTTCATGGCCTCGATCGTCTTCAGCCATCTGGCGGAAGCCGGACGCGGCGATCTGCAGGCGCTGCATTTCGGCGGTGTCGGCCTCGGCATTGCCGTCTCCTCCGCACTGCTCGCGATCCTCGTCTCCGAACACGCGGATTGGGCCGCGGGCTGGCTCTGGTCCGGAGCGCTTTCGGCGGTTGGCTTGCTGATCGTCATGCTGCTTGCGGGCTCGGCCACGCCGGCCAATGGCGTTGACGGGCGTGAGCCGGCGCTGCCGAAAGACCGGTCGCTGGCGAAGATGATCGTCGCCTACGGGCTGTTCGGCTTCGGCTATGTGGTGACGGCCACCTTCCTGGTCGCCATCGTTCGCCAGGGCGGCGGCGGCCGCGTGTTCGAGGCTACCGTCTGGATGGTCGCCGGGCTTGCCGGCTTTCCCTCGACCTGGTTCTGGCACAAGCTCGCCGCCCGCATCGGGATCTACGCCGCTTACGCTGCGATCTGCCTGATCGAGGTGGTCGGCGTCACCGCCAGCGTGGTCGTCAAAGGTGCCGCCGGGCCGCTGATCGCCGGTGTCCTGCTCGGCGGCACCTTCATCGCCATCACGGCGCTGGGGATACAGATGGGCAGACAGCTCGCGCCGCGGGCGCCACGCCGCGTCTTCGCAGTGATGACGGCGGCCTTCGGCCTTGGCCAGATCGTCGGCCCGGTCGCCGCCGGTCTGCTCGCCCAGGCGTCGGGCAATTATACCCTTGCCTCTATCATGGCGGCGGTTGCCCTGTTGCTCTCCGGCGTCATTGCCTGGTCGGCCGCGCCAAAATCGCCATGA
- the sbmA gene encoding peptide antibiotic transporter SbmA gives MFVSFFPQPKLFFTSAALWSLAAILFWFFGGEQLGAVFGLPPAAAGTPPIIGIAVLWSKPFLWFYIYFVACVAVFYAFWSWYAPHPWQNWSILMTAVILFFIYFNVQISVAVNNWYGPFFDYVQGLMSGTTPSTNIEFYKGLADFSWLALVGMNVQVVNAFIVSHWIFRWRTAMNDYFMANWGRLRHIEGASQRIQEDTMRFSQIMEDLGSTFVQSIMTLIAFLPVLIQLQAHITELPIIGAVPQPLVVAALGWCLFGTISVMVAGLKLPGLQFRNQRVEAAYRKELVYGEDHPDRAQPATTTQLFNNVRRNYFKLYFHYIYFNVVRYTYLQADNIFSLLILGPSLVAHKITFGALNQISNAFGKVTNSLQFLLNSWSTIVELQSVHKRLRAFEATLQGEQLPVIDQHYLEREQAGMRPEDQPVS, from the coding sequence GTGTTCGTATCTTTCTTCCCGCAGCCGAAGCTCTTCTTCACCTCGGCCGCCCTCTGGAGCCTTGCGGCGATCCTGTTCTGGTTCTTCGGTGGTGAGCAACTGGGCGCCGTCTTCGGCTTGCCGCCGGCAGCGGCCGGCACGCCGCCCATTATCGGCATCGCGGTGCTGTGGTCGAAGCCGTTCCTGTGGTTCTATATCTACTTTGTGGCCTGCGTGGCGGTCTTCTACGCCTTCTGGAGCTGGTACGCCCCGCACCCGTGGCAGAACTGGTCGATCCTGATGACCGCCGTCATCCTGTTCTTCATCTACTTTAACGTTCAGATCTCGGTTGCGGTCAATAATTGGTATGGCCCCTTCTTCGACTACGTCCAAGGCTTGATGTCGGGAACGACTCCCTCGACCAACATAGAATTCTACAAAGGGCTGGCCGATTTCTCCTGGCTGGCGCTGGTCGGCATGAATGTGCAGGTGGTCAACGCCTTCATCGTTAGCCACTGGATCTTCCGTTGGCGCACCGCGATGAACGATTACTTCATGGCCAATTGGGGCCGGCTGCGCCACATCGAGGGCGCCTCGCAGCGTATCCAGGAAGACACGATGCGTTTCTCGCAGATCATGGAAGATCTCGGCTCGACCTTCGTTCAGTCGATCATGACCCTGATCGCCTTTCTGCCGGTCTTGATTCAGCTACAGGCTCACATCACCGAATTGCCGATCATCGGCGCGGTCCCTCAACCACTGGTCGTTGCGGCATTGGGCTGGTGTCTATTCGGAACGATCTCCGTCATGGTGGCGGGTCTTAAGCTCCCGGGCCTGCAGTTTCGAAACCAGCGTGTCGAGGCAGCTTATCGCAAGGAGCTTGTCTACGGCGAAGATCATCCCGACCGGGCTCAGCCGGCGACGACGACGCAATTGTTCAACAACGTCCGCCGCAATTATTTCAAGCTCTATTTCCACTACATCTATTTCAACGTAGTTCGTTACACCTACCTGCAGGCCGACAACATCTTCTCGCTGCTGATCCTCGGGCCTTCGCTGGTCGCGCACAAGATCACGTTTGGCGCGCTGAATCAGATCTCGAACGCGTTCGGCAAGGTGACGAACTCGCTGCAGTTCCTGTTGAATTCTTGGTCGACGATTGTCGAGCTGCAGTCTGTGCACAAACGTTTGCGTGCCTTCGAGGCGACGCTGCAAGGCGAACAACTGCCGGTTATCGATCAGCATTATCTGGAACGCGAGCAGGCTGGCATGCGTCCCGAAGATCAGCCGGTAAGTTAA
- a CDS encoding polysaccharide deacetylase family protein, which produces MLRSYRVLAYSLASLASANAALADPPKPPAVSPARPKQVVLISFDAAREISQWQRSRALAKRTGAHFTYFLSCVFLLSPDTRQQYAGPGKTAGKSNVGFGASKQDVADRLEQVRLAAAEGHDIGSHACGHFDGKDWSKADWLAEFASVRRIFENAYAINGIPEPADWHDFAAHALVGFRAPYLSTNKALYEALPEAGFQYDASGVSNGPELPPARDGTIRFALPLIPEGPKARPVVAMDYNLYVRHSDGAEKPAMAGEFTERAYQAFLTAFEAEYISKRLPLELGFHFTLMNGGAYWDALERFADEVCVKADVECISFRDYVSRQRAGRAQASVGG; this is translated from the coding sequence TCAGCCAATGCCGCCCTCGCCGATCCGCCGAAACCGCCAGCCGTTTCGCCGGCCAGGCCCAAGCAGGTCGTGCTGATTTCTTTCGATGCCGCCCGCGAGATCTCGCAATGGCAGCGAAGCCGGGCGCTGGCAAAGCGCACCGGCGCGCATTTCACCTATTTCCTGTCCTGCGTCTTCCTGCTCTCGCCGGACACGCGACAACAATATGCCGGCCCCGGCAAGACCGCCGGCAAATCCAATGTCGGCTTCGGCGCCTCGAAACAGGACGTCGCGGATCGGCTCGAGCAGGTCCGGCTGGCGGCTGCCGAGGGCCACGACATCGGCAGCCATGCCTGCGGCCATTTCGACGGCAAGGATTGGAGCAAGGCCGACTGGCTGGCCGAGTTCGCCTCCGTGCGGCGCATCTTCGAGAACGCCTATGCGATCAACGGCATCCCCGAACCGGCCGACTGGCACGATTTCGCGGCTCATGCGCTGGTCGGGTTTCGCGCGCCGTATCTTTCAACGAACAAGGCGCTTTACGAAGCGCTGCCCGAGGCGGGCTTCCAATATGACGCGAGCGGCGTTTCCAACGGCCCCGAACTACCGCCGGCCCGCGACGGCACAATCCGTTTCGCCCTGCCGCTCATCCCGGAGGGGCCCAAGGCGAGGCCGGTGGTCGCCATGGACTACAATCTCTATGTCCGCCATTCAGACGGCGCCGAGAAACCGGCGATGGCGGGCGAATTCACCGAGCGCGCCTATCAGGCGTTCCTCACCGCCTTCGAGGCTGAGTACATCAGCAAGCGCCTGCCGCTGGAGCTCGGCTTCCACTTCACGCTGATGAACGGCGGCGCCTATTGGGACGCGCTGGAGCGCTTCGCCGACGAGGTCTGCGTGAAAGCCGACGTCGAGTGCATCAGCTTTCGCGATTATGTCTCGCGGCAGCGCGCCGGACGCGCGCAGGCGAGTGTGGGCGGCTGA
- a CDS encoding acyl--CoA ligase — MTNSENATDLAHRLASGADDAPAIAAPERTALSHGGLRKLIRDTVARLNALGIGRGDRVAIVLPNGPEMATAFIAVAAAASTAPLNPAYRADELDFYLTDIGVKAILVGKDEAGPSVEVAARLGTPVLRLVVPEGSPAGIFTIEGAPVGPPVSSGSAEDGDVALLLHTSGTTSRPKLVPLSHANLAASAAHIGATLGLTPADRCLNIMPLFHIHGLIAAVLSSLAAGGSVFCTPGFNALRFFQWLSEARPSWYTAVPTMHQAILPRAARNPEQLAEAKLRFIRSSSASLPAQVMAELEATFGCPVIESYGMTEAAHQMASNRLPPGLRKPGSVGASAGPEVAVMAPDGRLLKAGEIGEIVIRGPNVTAGYEKNPDANASAFAHGWFHTGDQGVLDEDNYLRVTGRLKEIINRGGEKISPLEVDDVLMDHPAVAQVVTFAMPHDKLGEEVASAVVLREGQSASEADIRGFAATRLADFKVPRKVVILDEIPKGATGKLQRIGLAAKLGLG, encoded by the coding sequence ATGACAAACAGCGAAAACGCCACCGATCTCGCCCATCGTCTTGCCTCCGGCGCCGATGACGCGCCGGCCATCGCCGCGCCCGAACGGACGGCCCTCTCGCATGGCGGATTGCGCAAGCTGATCCGCGATACGGTGGCGCGGCTCAACGCGCTGGGCATCGGCCGTGGCGACCGCGTCGCCATCGTGCTGCCGAACGGCCCGGAAATGGCGACGGCCTTCATCGCTGTGGCGGCGGCCGCGTCCACCGCGCCGCTCAATCCGGCCTACCGGGCCGACGAGCTCGATTTCTACCTGACCGACATCGGCGTCAAGGCGATCCTCGTCGGCAAGGATGAGGCAGGCCCCTCGGTCGAGGTCGCCGCGCGCCTCGGCACCCCGGTGCTGCGTTTGGTCGTGCCTGAAGGCTCGCCCGCCGGTATCTTCACGATCGAGGGCGCTCCGGTCGGGCCACCGGTTTCCTCAGGATCGGCCGAGGACGGCGACGTTGCGCTTCTGCTCCACACCTCCGGCACCACCTCGCGCCCGAAACTCGTGCCGCTCAGCCACGCCAACCTTGCGGCGTCGGCCGCGCATATCGGCGCCACGCTCGGCCTGACGCCGGCCGACCGCTGCCTCAACATCATGCCGCTGTTTCACATCCATGGCCTGATCGCCGCGGTGCTTTCCTCGCTCGCCGCCGGCGGCAGTGTCTTCTGCACGCCGGGTTTCAACGCGCTGCGCTTCTTCCAGTGGCTCAGCGAAGCGAGGCCAAGCTGGTACACGGCGGTACCCACCATGCATCAGGCGATCCTGCCGCGCGCCGCCCGCAATCCCGAGCAGCTTGCCGAAGCGAAGCTGCGCTTCATCCGCTCTTCTTCGGCTTCGCTTCCGGCGCAAGTGATGGCCGAACTCGAAGCGACCTTCGGCTGCCCAGTGATCGAATCCTACGGCATGACCGAGGCCGCGCATCAGATGGCGTCCAACCGCTTGCCGCCCGGCCTGCGCAAGCCCGGCAGCGTCGGTGCGTCCGCCGGGCCTGAAGTCGCCGTCATGGCGCCGGATGGGCGATTGCTCAAAGCCGGCGAGATCGGCGAGATCGTCATTCGCGGCCCGAACGTCACCGCCGGCTATGAGAAGAACCCGGACGCCAATGCCAGCGCCTTCGCCCATGGCTGGTTCCACACCGGCGACCAGGGCGTGCTCGACGAGGACAACTACCTGCGCGTCACCGGCCGGCTGAAGGAGATCATCAATCGCGGCGGCGAGAAGATCTCGCCGCTCGAGGTCGACGACGTGCTGATGGACCATCCGGCGGTGGCGCAGGTCGTCACCTTCGCTATGCCGCATGACAAGCTCGGTGAAGAGGTGGCGTCCGCTGTAGTGCTGCGCGAGGGCCAGAGCGCCAGCGAGGCCGACATCCGTGGTTTCGCCGCCACCCGGCTCGCCGATTTCAAGGTGCCGCGCAAGGTGGTGATCCTCGACGAGATTCCGAAGGGCGCCACCGGCAAATTGCAGCGCATCGGCCTCGCGGCAAAGCTCGGGCTCGGCTGA
- a CDS encoding aminopeptidase: MTTHSRGVLASIDPVKLDRLAEVAIKVGLQLQPGQDLVLTSSIAALPLTRRIVEHAYKAGAGLVTPIFNDDEITLARFRYGADAGFDRAAGWLYEGMAKAFSNNAARLAVRGEDPSLLSSQDPAKVARANKANSMAYQPALEKITGFDINWNIVAYPDLAWARQVFPGEPDDVAVVKLADAIFSASRVDVDDPIGNWKAHNAALAERTKWLNEHNFHSLHFTGPGTDLTVGLADGHEWMGGASTAKNGVTCNPNIPTEEVFTTPHARRVEGHVSSTKPLSYQGTLIDEISVRFEGGRIVEAKASKGEDVLKKVLDTDEGARRLGEVALVPHSSPISKSGLLFFNTLFDENAACHIALGQCYSKCFVNGASLSQDEIAARGGNKSFIHIDWMIGSDKIDIDGVAKDGNRVPVMRKGEWA; this comes from the coding sequence ATGACCACACATTCGCGCGGCGTTTTGGCAAGCATCGATCCGGTGAAGCTCGACAGGCTGGCGGAAGTCGCCATCAAGGTCGGGCTGCAACTGCAGCCCGGTCAGGATCTGGTGCTGACTTCGTCGATCGCGGCGCTGCCGCTGACGCGGCGCATCGTCGAGCATGCCTACAAGGCTGGCGCCGGGCTGGTGACGCCGATCTTCAACGATGACGAGATCACGCTGGCGCGCTTTCGCTACGGCGCCGATGCCGGCTTCGACCGCGCCGCCGGCTGGCTCTACGAGGGCATGGCGAAGGCCTTCTCGAACAATGCCGCGCGGCTCGCGGTGCGCGGCGAGGATCCGTCGCTGCTTTCCTCGCAGGACCCGGCCAAGGTGGCGCGCGCCAACAAGGCGAACTCGATGGCCTATCAGCCGGCGCTGGAGAAGATCACCGGCTTCGACATCAACTGGAACATCGTCGCCTATCCCGATCTTGCCTGGGCTCGCCAAGTGTTTCCGGGCGAGCCGGACGACGTCGCGGTGGTGAAGCTCGCCGACGCCATCTTCTCCGCCTCGCGGGTCGACGTCGATGACCCGATCGGCAACTGGAAGGCGCACAACGCGGCGCTGGCCGAGCGCACGAAATGGCTGAACGAGCACAATTTCCATTCCCTGCATTTCACCGGGCCGGGCACGGATCTCACCGTCGGGCTGGCGGATGGCCATGAATGGATGGGCGGCGCTTCGACGGCGAAGAACGGCGTCACCTGCAATCCCAATATCCCGACCGAGGAGGTCTTCACCACGCCGCATGCCAGGCGCGTCGAGGGTCACGTCTCCTCGACCAAGCCGCTCTCCTACCAGGGCACGCTGATCGACGAGATCTCGGTGCGCTTCGAGGGCGGGCGGATCGTCGAGGCCAAGGCCTCGAAGGGCGAGGACGTGCTGAAGAAGGTGCTCGACACCGACGAGGGCGCGCGCCGTCTCGGCGAAGTGGCGCTGGTGCCGCATTCCTCGCCGATCTCGAAGAGCGGGCTTCTGTTCTTCAACACGCTGTTCGACGAGAACGCCGCCTGCCACATCGCGCTCGGGCAGTGCTACTCGAAGTGCTTCGTCAACGGCGCCTCGCTCAGCCAGGACGAGATCGCCGCGCGCGGCGGCAACAAGAGCTTCATCCACATCGACTGGATGATCGGCTCGGACAAGATCGACATCGACGGCGTGGCCAAGGACGGCAACCGCGTGCCGGTGATGCGCAAGGGCGAGTGGGCATAA
- a CDS encoding ArsC family reductase, with translation MTITMYGITTCDTIRKARVWLESHGGHYRFHDYRAEGIEAGKLDGWVGKVGWEKLLNKGSTTFRELPEADKAGLDEKKAKKLMLAMPTMIKRPVLEVGERVFVGFKAEVYEEAVGGK, from the coding sequence TTGACCATCACCATGTATGGCATCACCACCTGCGACACGATCAGGAAGGCGCGCGTTTGGCTGGAAAGCCACGGCGGGCACTATCGCTTCCATGACTACCGGGCCGAGGGGATCGAGGCTGGGAAACTGGACGGCTGGGTCGGCAAGGTCGGCTGGGAAAAGCTGCTCAACAAGGGCAGCACCACCTTTCGCGAGCTGCCGGAGGCGGACAAGGCCGGGCTGGACGAGAAGAAGGCGAAGAAACTGATGCTCGCCATGCCGACGATGATCAAGCGGCCGGTGCTCGAGGTGGGGGAGCGGGTGTTCGTGGGGTTCAAGGCGGAGGTTTACGAGGAGGCGGTGGGCGGAAAGTAG
- the ggt gene encoding gamma-glutamyltransferase, with translation MRDFQFPGRSPVRATEAMAATSHPLATLAAIDMLRAGGNAMDAAVCAAAVQAVVEPQSTGIGGDCFVLYCPKGQGEVIAFNGSGRAPAAATVDWYRDKGFSELPLHGPHAVTVPGAVDAWCRLLEDHGRKGLADALAPAIRYAEEGYVVHDRVAFDWHDPETDLSADEVATRIFLPGGRPPKAGDIHRQPELAETLRIIAKKGRAGFYEGAVAGDLVGRLRALGGLHTLEDFAATKGDYRTPVSTSYRGHDIHQMPPNNQGLTALLMLNVLSGFDLGRLDPEGAERLHLEIEAGRLAYQDRDAFFADQDHVDVPVQALLSSAYADSLRAAIDSERAMTHLPRLDLPGSDTVYISVVDRDRNAVSFINSTYYSFGSGVVGPKTGVVLQNRGSSFRLDPKHPNAIAPGKRPMHTIMPGMMTRNGRAMMPFGVMGGGYQPFGHVHLVTNMIDFGMDPQQAIDAARVFYNHDVVEAERSVHSDAVEGLRRRGHRVVEPDHPLGGGQAVLIDWEKGTLTGASDPRKDGLALGF, from the coding sequence ATGCGTGACTTCCAGTTTCCCGGCCGCTCGCCGGTCCGCGCCACCGAGGCGATGGCCGCGACCTCGCATCCGCTTGCCACCCTTGCCGCGATCGACATGCTGCGCGCCGGCGGCAATGCCATGGACGCCGCCGTCTGCGCGGCCGCGGTCCAGGCGGTGGTCGAGCCGCAATCGACGGGCATCGGCGGCGACTGTTTTGTGCTCTATTGCCCGAAGGGGCAGGGCGAGGTGATCGCCTTCAACGGCTCTGGCCGCGCACCCGCCGCCGCGACCGTCGACTGGTACCGGGACAAGGGCTTCAGCGAACTGCCACTGCATGGCCCGCACGCGGTCACCGTTCCAGGCGCCGTCGATGCCTGGTGCCGGCTGCTGGAAGACCACGGCCGCAAGGGTTTGGCCGATGCGCTCGCTCCGGCCATTCGCTACGCGGAAGAAGGCTATGTCGTGCACGACCGCGTCGCCTTCGACTGGCACGACCCCGAGACCGACCTGTCGGCCGACGAGGTTGCGACGCGCATCTTCCTGCCCGGCGGCAGGCCCCCGAAGGCGGGGGACATCCATCGCCAGCCGGAGCTGGCGGAGACGTTGCGCATCATCGCGAAAAAGGGCCGCGCCGGATTCTACGAAGGCGCTGTCGCGGGCGATCTGGTCGGGCGGCTTCGCGCGCTTGGCGGCCTGCATACGCTGGAAGACTTCGCCGCGACCAAGGGCGATTACCGCACCCCGGTCAGCACCTCCTATCGCGGTCACGACATCCACCAGATGCCGCCCAACAACCAGGGCCTGACCGCGCTTCTGATGCTGAACGTGCTTTCGGGCTTCGACCTCGGCAGGCTCGATCCCGAGGGTGCCGAGCGTCTGCATCTGGAGATCGAGGCGGGCCGCCTGGCCTATCAGGATCGCGATGCGTTCTTCGCCGACCAGGATCACGTCGACGTTCCGGTCCAGGCGTTGCTTTCCAGCGCCTATGCCGACAGCTTGCGCGCCGCGATCGATTCCGAGCGCGCCATGACCCATCTGCCGCGTCTCGATCTTCCCGGCAGCGACACGGTCTATATCAGCGTCGTCGACCGCGACCGCAACGCGGTCAGCTTCATCAACTCGACCTATTATTCCTTCGGCAGCGGCGTCGTCGGCCCGAAGACCGGCGTCGTGTTGCAGAACCGTGGTTCCAGCTTCCGCCTCGATCCGAAGCACCCAAACGCGATAGCGCCAGGCAAGCGGCCGATGCACACGATCATGCCGGGTATGATGACGAGGAACGGCCGCGCTATGATGCCGTTCGGCGTCATGGGCGGCGGCTACCAGCCTTTCGGCCATGTGCATCTCGTGACCAACATGATCGACTTCGGCATGGACCCGCAGCAGGCGATCGACGCGGCCCGCGTCTTCTACAACCACGACGTCGTCGAGGCCGAGCGCAGCGTGCATTCCGATGCCGTCGAAGGCCTGCGCCGGCGAGGTCATCGTGTTGTCGAGCCCGACCACCCGCTGGGCGGCGGACAGGCGGTGCTGATCGATTGGGAGAAGGGCACGCTGACCGGCGCGTCCGATCCGCGCAAGGACGGCTTGGCGCTCGGATTTTGA
- a CDS encoding 2-dehydropantoate 2-reductase, with protein MRITVFGAGAIGGYLAAKLAIAGSVDLSIVARGAHLDAIKAGGLRLIEDGKETVARVNAAARAEELGVQDYVVLALKAHSLAPALDRIAPLLGKGTAVVTMQNGVPWWYFHKAGGALEGTRLGAVDPGGEIWQRIRPERVIGSVVYPAVEVDAPGLIRHVEGTRFSLGEPSGEKSERATALAREMVKAGLQAPVREDIRSEIWVKLWGNLSFNPISALTGSTLAAIVADEGTRAVARALMLEAQAIGERIGVRFPVSVDRRIKGAGDVGEHKTSMLQDLERGRPMEIDALVTAVQELGRLTGQPTPTIDSVLALVRRLAIERGCY; from the coding sequence ATGCGCATCACGGTCTTTGGCGCCGGCGCCATCGGCGGCTATCTTGCCGCGAAGCTCGCGATCGCCGGCTCGGTCGATCTGTCGATCGTGGCGCGCGGCGCGCATCTGGACGCGATCAAGGCCGGTGGCCTTCGCCTGATCGAGGATGGAAAGGAAACCGTGGCGCGGGTGAACGCGGCTGCGCGCGCCGAGGAACTCGGCGTGCAGGATTATGTCGTGCTGGCGCTGAAGGCGCATTCGCTGGCGCCGGCCCTTGACCGGATAGCACCGTTGCTGGGCAAGGGCACCGCCGTCGTCACCATGCAGAACGGCGTCCCCTGGTGGTATTTCCACAAGGCGGGCGGCGCGCTGGAGGGCACGCGGCTCGGCGCTGTCGATCCCGGTGGCGAGATCTGGCAGCGCATCAGGCCCGAGCGCGTCATCGGCTCCGTCGTCTATCCGGCCGTCGAGGTCGACGCGCCCGGCCTGATCCGCCATGTCGAGGGCACGCGCTTCTCGCTGGGCGAGCCGTCGGGCGAGAAGAGCGAGCGGGCCACCGCCTTGGCGCGCGAAATGGTCAAGGCCGGGCTGCAGGCCCCGGTGCGCGAGGACATCCGCTCTGAGATCTGGGTGAAGCTCTGGGGCAATCTCTCCTTCAACCCGATCTCGGCGCTGACCGGCAGCACGCTGGCGGCCATCGTCGCCGACGAAGGCACGCGTGCGGTCGCCCGCGCCTTGATGCTGGAGGCGCAGGCGATCGGCGAGCGCATCGGCGTGCGCTTTCCCGTCTCCGTCGACCGTCGCATCAAGGGCGCCGGCGATGTCGGCGAGCACAAGACCTCGATGCTGCAGGACCTCGAGCGCGGCCGCCCGATGGAGATCGACGCGCTGGTCACGGCGGTGCAGGAACTCGGCCGCCTGACCGGCCAGCCGACGCCCACCATCGACAGCGTGCTGGCTCTGGTGCGGCGGCTGGCGATCGAGCGCGGGTGTTATTAG
- a CDS encoding LysR substrate-binding domain-containing protein produces MAMLNRVHLNGLRAVETVARLGSLAAAAAELNVSVSAVSQQVKRTEKQLGQALFERTPGGLVPTEFGAAFTARLSTGFRELAQAVALADEANECTLVVSVAPAFASKWLLPRLSRHFARHPNVLLRIDASAKVADLDRSDIDIAIRLGDGKWPGDRAELLLAQEVFPVCAPSIAARLHSIGDLAQTCAITDERAMFSWDSWFEAAGVEPVTFQKGARFTDPMLCLESAIAGHGVMLAWQLLTADALADGRLVAPFGIRAESGLGYWLVTSATKSESRKVRDFKAWIREEIEVTVAQFRALDSAA; encoded by the coding sequence ATGGCTATGCTCAACCGCGTCCATCTCAACGGCCTGCGCGCCGTGGAAACCGTCGCCCGGCTGGGATCGCTGGCGGCAGCCGCCGCCGAGCTGAACGTCTCGGTCAGCGCCGTCAGCCAGCAGGTCAAGCGCACGGAAAAGCAGCTGGGACAGGCGCTGTTCGAACGCACGCCTGGCGGGCTGGTGCCGACCGAATTCGGCGCCGCCTTCACGGCGCGGCTCAGCACCGGCTTCCGCGAGCTCGCGCAAGCGGTGGCGCTGGCCGACGAGGCCAATGAATGCACGCTGGTCGTCTCGGTGGCGCCGGCCTTCGCCTCGAAATGGCTGCTGCCCCGGCTGTCGCGGCATTTCGCGCGGCATCCGAACGTGCTTTTGCGCATCGACGCCTCGGCCAAGGTCGCCGATCTCGACCGCTCCGACATCGATATCGCCATCCGGCTCGGTGACGGCAAATGGCCAGGCGACCGCGCCGAGCTTCTGCTTGCGCAGGAGGTGTTTCCGGTCTGCGCGCCCTCGATCGCGGCCAGGCTGCACTCGATCGGCGATCTGGCGCAGACCTGCGCCATCACCGACGAGCGGGCGATGTTCAGCTGGGACAGCTGGTTCGAGGCCGCCGGCGTCGAGCCGGTCACCTTCCAGAAGGGCGCGCGCTTCACCGATCCGATGCTTTGCCTGGAATCGGCGATCGCCGGTCACGGCGTGATGCTTGCCTGGCAGTTGCTGACCGCCGACGCGCTGGCCGACGGCCGACTGGTCGCGCCCTTCGGGATCAGGGCCGAGAGCGGGCTCGGCTACTGGCTGGTGACCTCGGCCACCAAGAGTGAAAGCCGCAAGGTGCGCGATTTCAAGGCCTGGATCCGCGAGGAGATCGAGGTGACGGTGGCGCAGTTTCGCGCGCTGGACAGCGCTGCCTGA
- a CDS encoding SOS response-associated peptidase: MCNLYNITTSQDAIREWTRAMRDIMGNLEPSLDVYPNMPGAVVRNAPDGQRELAKLLWGMPTPAERVKGKADYGTTNIRNPQYAHWQQYVGVENRCVVPVTSFAEPSPTPNDKDPETGIQRNYWFARSGDRPLFFFAGMWTRWQGVRRVKDGAGDFELYGFLTTKPNALIAPIHDKAMPVILTTREEVDMWLTAPWSEARHMQRTAPDDALVIVEKPATQIKFPNAGDAAGGQMSLL; this comes from the coding sequence ATGTGCAACCTCTACAACATCACCACAAGCCAGGACGCCATCCGCGAGTGGACCCGCGCCATGCGGGACATCATGGGCAACCTTGAGCCCTCGCTGGACGTCTATCCCAACATGCCCGGCGCAGTGGTCCGCAATGCCCCCGATGGCCAGCGTGAGCTTGCCAAGCTGCTGTGGGGCATGCCAACGCCGGCAGAGCGGGTGAAGGGCAAGGCGGACTACGGGACCACCAACATCCGCAATCCGCAGTACGCCCATTGGCAGCAATATGTTGGCGTGGAGAACCGCTGTGTGGTGCCCGTTACAAGCTTCGCGGAGCCCAGCCCCACGCCCAACGACAAGGACCCTGAGACGGGCATACAGCGGAACTACTGGTTTGCGCGAAGCGGGGACCGTCCGCTGTTTTTCTTCGCTGGCATGTGGACGCGCTGGCAGGGGGTCCGCAGGGTCAAGGACGGGGCTGGAGACTTCGAGCTTTACGGCTTCCTTACGACCAAGCCGAACGCCCTCATAGCGCCCATCCACGACAAGGCCATGCCGGTGATCCTGACTACGCGCGAGGAGGTGGACATGTGGCTAACCGCGCCGTGGTCCGAAGCGCGGCACATGCAGCGGACAGCCCCCGACGATGCCTTGGTGATCGTCGAGAAGCCGGCCACACAAATCAAGTTCCCAAATGCCGGGGATGCGGCGGGTGGCCAAATGTCATTACTTTGA